A region from the Actinoplanes sp. OR16 genome encodes:
- the pdxH gene encoding pyridoxamine 5'-phosphate oxidase gives MRRDYTEWPPLLEDGLAGDWTSQFAAWFADATALGLPEPNAMIVATADASGRPSARTVLLKGYDSSGFVFFTNYESRKGGELGVNPYASLVFPWFPVQRQVIVEGAVERVSRAETEAYFGSRPRGSRLGAWASPQSRVLPGRDAVEAGLAAAIERFGDGPVPAPPHWGGFRVVPSAVEFWQGRSSRLHDRLRFRRDGNEWVVERLAP, from the coding sequence ATGCGCCGGGACTACACCGAGTGGCCGCCGCTGCTCGAGGACGGCCTGGCCGGGGACTGGACCAGCCAGTTCGCGGCCTGGTTCGCCGACGCCACGGCGCTCGGTCTGCCCGAGCCGAACGCGATGATCGTGGCGACCGCCGACGCGTCGGGCCGGCCGTCGGCGCGCACGGTCCTGCTGAAGGGTTACGACTCGTCGGGTTTCGTCTTCTTCACGAACTACGAATCCCGCAAAGGTGGCGAGCTCGGCGTCAACCCGTACGCGAGCCTGGTCTTCCCCTGGTTCCCGGTGCAACGGCAGGTGATCGTGGAAGGGGCCGTGGAGCGCGTGTCCCGCGCGGAGACCGAGGCGTACTTCGGCTCCCGGCCGCGCGGCTCCCGGCTCGGCGCCTGGGCGAGCCCGCAGTCGCGTGTGCTGCCCGGCCGGGACGCGGTCGAGGCGGGGCTGGCCGCCGCGATCGAGCGGTTCGGTGACGGGCCGGTGCCGGCGCCGCCGCATTGGGGAGGCTTCCGGGTGGTCCCGTCGGCCGTCGAGTTCTGGCAGGGGCGGAGCAGCCGGTTGCACGATCGGCTGCGGTTCCGCCGCGACGGGAACGAGTGGGTCGTCGAGCGGCTCGCGCCGTGA
- a CDS encoding MFS transporter codes for MIDTRPLRVVAYRRMWVGNGASFFGFQFTAVAVPVEMFSITDSTTWVGLIGVAALVPLLIFGLWGGAVADVVDRRRLLLASSVITWTSTLGLLVQAVAGVHSPHLLLALTAVQSAGFAISSPARNAIIPRIVPGELVPAANTLNYTTTTAGGVLGPLAAGVIMGIWSTDVGVEVAYAVDALLFTMTFWATWRLPAIPPIEREDGEERPSAGLRGIAVGLKFLVTQPVLLLSFAIDLIAMIFAMPRALFPAVAQDQFGGGAAIGWLYSAIAIGSLLGGLTSGWISRVKRQGLALVVAVVGWGVAIGLSGLATHLWLMVLLLAVAGAADLVSAVYRQSIMQTYAPDRLRGRLQGVFIVVVAGGPRLGDLRAGATADFTGVTGSWAGGGFVAAGLAVALAAVSPALIRYRPASESSEDR; via the coding sequence ATGATCGACACGCGGCCGCTGCGGGTGGTCGCGTACCGGCGGATGTGGGTCGGGAACGGCGCCTCGTTCTTCGGCTTCCAGTTCACCGCGGTCGCGGTCCCGGTCGAGATGTTCTCGATCACGGACTCGACGACCTGGGTCGGTCTGATCGGCGTGGCTGCCCTCGTACCACTGCTGATCTTCGGTCTCTGGGGTGGCGCGGTCGCCGACGTGGTGGATCGCCGCCGGCTGCTGCTGGCCAGCTCCGTGATCACCTGGACGTCCACGCTCGGGCTGCTGGTGCAGGCGGTCGCCGGGGTGCACAGTCCGCATCTGCTGCTGGCGCTGACCGCCGTGCAGTCGGCCGGCTTCGCGATCAGCTCGCCGGCCCGCAACGCGATCATCCCGCGGATCGTCCCCGGTGAGCTGGTGCCGGCCGCCAACACGCTGAACTACACGACCACCACGGCCGGTGGCGTGCTCGGCCCGCTGGCCGCCGGCGTGATCATGGGGATCTGGTCGACCGACGTCGGCGTCGAGGTGGCGTACGCGGTCGACGCCCTGCTCTTCACGATGACCTTCTGGGCCACCTGGCGGCTCCCGGCCATCCCGCCGATCGAGCGCGAGGACGGCGAGGAGCGGCCGTCGGCCGGTCTGCGTGGCATCGCGGTGGGCCTGAAGTTCCTGGTCACCCAGCCGGTGCTGCTGCTCTCGTTCGCGATCGACCTGATCGCGATGATCTTCGCGATGCCCCGGGCGCTCTTCCCGGCGGTGGCGCAGGACCAGTTCGGCGGCGGCGCGGCGATCGGCTGGCTCTACAGCGCGATCGCCATCGGCTCGCTGCTCGGCGGCCTCACCTCGGGCTGGATCAGCCGGGTCAAGCGGCAGGGCCTGGCCCTGGTGGTCGCGGTGGTCGGCTGGGGTGTGGCGATCGGCCTCTCCGGGCTGGCGACCCACCTGTGGCTGATGGTGCTGCTGCTCGCCGTGGCGGGCGCGGCCGACCTGGTGAGCGCGGTCTACCGGCAGTCGATCATGCAGACCTACGCGCCGGACCGGCTCCGCGGCCGGCTCCAGGGCGTGTTCATCGTGGTGGTGGCCGGTGGGCCGCGCCTCGGTGACCTGCGAGCCGGCGCGACAGCCGACTTCACCGGGGTGACCGGGTCCTGGGCGGGCGGCGGATTCGTGGCGGCCGGCCTCGCCGTGGCGCTCGCCGCGGTATCTCCGGCGCTGATCCGATACCGGCCCGCTTCCGAGAGTTCCGAGGACCGATAG
- a CDS encoding aldose 1-epimerase family protein gives MSAEAAPKSGIQWTIEADGHRAVLTEVGGTLRSYSVDAVEVLDGFGTDEIAPGSAGQILAPWPNRIRDGRYEFEGQTYQLALTEAARHNAIHGLVNWSRWRLVEQSADSVTLEYDLPAQVGYPWSLVLRSRWSVSADGLRCVQDVVNTAESNAPWGYSVHPYLRLDGVSVDDTVLHVPARLRLTADNRLLPLGASKVAGTEYDYSEPRKIGAAVLDTTFGDIDFDADGITAVTLSSGDSKIVVWADDKFNYWQVFTGDTLHGERHRRSVAVEPMTCPPDAFRSGRDLIVLEPGQTWTTSWGIRA, from the coding sequence ATGAGCGCAGAGGCAGCCCCGAAATCCGGGATCCAGTGGACCATCGAGGCGGACGGGCACCGGGCCGTCCTGACGGAGGTCGGCGGCACGCTCCGCTCCTATTCCGTCGACGCCGTCGAGGTGCTCGACGGGTTCGGCACCGATGAGATCGCGCCGGGTTCCGCCGGGCAGATCCTCGCGCCGTGGCCGAACCGGATCCGGGACGGGCGCTACGAGTTCGAGGGACAGACGTACCAGCTGGCCCTGACCGAGGCGGCCCGGCACAACGCCATCCACGGCCTGGTCAACTGGTCGCGGTGGCGCCTCGTCGAGCAGTCCGCGGACAGCGTGACGCTGGAGTACGACCTGCCCGCCCAGGTCGGCTACCCGTGGTCGCTGGTGCTGCGCAGCCGCTGGTCGGTCTCGGCCGACGGCCTGCGCTGCGTGCAGGACGTGGTGAACACGGCCGAGTCGAACGCGCCGTGGGGCTATTCGGTCCACCCCTACCTGCGGCTGGACGGCGTGAGCGTCGACGACACCGTGCTGCACGTGCCGGCCCGGCTGCGGCTCACCGCTGACAACCGGCTGCTGCCGCTCGGCGCCTCGAAGGTGGCCGGTACCGAGTACGACTACAGCGAGCCGCGCAAGATCGGCGCTGCCGTCCTGGACACCACGTTCGGCGACATCGACTTCGACGCCGACGGGATCACCGCTGTCACGCTGTCCTCCGGCGACTCCAAGATCGTCGTGTGGGCCGACGACAAGTTCAACTACTGGCAGGTCTTCACCGGCGACACCCTGCACGGCGAGCGGCACCGCCGGTCGGTGGCGGTCGAGCCGATGACCTGCCCGCCTGACGCGTTCCGCAGCGGCCGTGACCTGATCGTGCTGGAGCCGGGCCAGACCTGGACCACGTCGTGGGGCATCCGGGCCTGA
- a CDS encoding nitroreductase family protein, translating into MEFDEVIRRRRMVRGYDPDRPVPQELIDKIVRHGLRAPSAGFSQGWSFLVLTAPDDRALFWGTLASEPNGWLDRMSTAPLVVVALSNKSVYIDRYAESDKGWTDRDESRWPVPYWDIDTGFASLLMHLTAVNEGLGSCFIGLPADRVNAFKQAFGVPDEFNPIGALTVGYRGDDKRSPSLKRGHRPVADVVHHGRWHSPGEV; encoded by the coding sequence ATGGAGTTCGACGAGGTGATCCGTCGGCGTCGGATGGTCCGGGGGTACGACCCGGACCGCCCGGTGCCGCAGGAACTGATCGACAAGATCGTCCGGCATGGGCTGCGGGCGCCGTCGGCGGGCTTCTCGCAGGGCTGGAGTTTTCTGGTCCTCACCGCTCCCGACGACCGCGCGCTGTTCTGGGGCACCCTCGCCTCGGAGCCGAACGGCTGGCTCGATCGGATGTCGACTGCGCCGCTGGTCGTCGTCGCGTTGTCGAACAAATCGGTCTACATCGACAGGTACGCCGAATCTGACAAGGGGTGGACGGATCGGGACGAGTCGCGCTGGCCTGTCCCGTACTGGGACATCGACACCGGGTTCGCCTCCCTGCTCATGCATCTGACGGCGGTGAACGAGGGCCTCGGTTCGTGTTTCATCGGTCTGCCCGCCGATCGGGTGAACGCGTTCAAGCAGGCTTTCGGCGTACCGGATGAATTCAATCCGATCGGAGCGCTGACCGTGGGGTATCGGGGAGACGACAAGAGGTCTCCGTCACTCAAGCGCGGGCACCGCCCGGTGGCCGATGTGGTGCATCATGGCCGATGGCATTCGCCCGGCGAGGTCTGA
- a CDS encoding type II toxin-antitoxin system VapB family antitoxin, with translation MIFKAVRDGAPYPDHHTTLKAWAEIPPRPIRLADLITTKRELALDKLLAEDSTFYGDLFPHVVEYHGALYLEDGLHRALRAALQQRNQIHARVLLVED, from the coding sequence GTGATCTTCAAAGCGGTCCGGGACGGAGCCCCGTACCCCGATCACCACACGACGCTGAAGGCGTGGGCGGAGATTCCGCCGCGCCCGATCAGGCTCGCTGATCTGATCACCACGAAACGCGAGCTCGCGCTCGACAAGCTGCTCGCCGAGGACTCCACGTTCTACGGCGATCTCTTCCCGCATGTCGTGGAATATCACGGTGCGCTCTATCTGGAGGACGGGCTGCACCGGGCGCTGCGCGCGGCACTCCAGCAGCGCAACCAGATTCACGCCAGGGTGCTGCTCGTCGAGGACTGA
- a CDS encoding DUF4230 domain-containing protein, whose product MAHTPEVDEPTREYPAVPDEDAPAPVAARRSGFARLLIFTGFVFALMVAACIGLRAVNVLPTFDNPFDDQTVDRSQPVLLQSMRDLNRYVAADGTFQVIVDLQENKENIPDFLVNQRTLFVGSGTVEAYVDFGGLTGDALKVDETKKSIELTLPAPEQSTAALDMTKSYVVAEERGLLNRIGDAFGDEPNKQQKVYQLAQERITEAARSSGMDQRARDNTQRMLESLFARLGYTTVTVTFANP is encoded by the coding sequence ATGGCCCACACGCCGGAAGTGGATGAACCGACCCGGGAATACCCGGCCGTGCCCGATGAGGACGCGCCGGCTCCCGTCGCTGCCCGCCGGAGCGGCTTCGCCCGGCTGCTGATCTTCACAGGGTTCGTCTTCGCGTTGATGGTCGCGGCCTGCATCGGCCTGCGTGCCGTCAACGTGCTGCCGACCTTCGACAACCCGTTCGACGATCAGACGGTCGACCGCAGCCAGCCCGTGCTGCTGCAGTCGATGCGCGACCTCAACCGCTATGTGGCCGCCGACGGCACCTTCCAGGTCATCGTCGACCTCCAGGAGAACAAGGAGAACATCCCGGATTTCCTGGTCAACCAGCGGACGCTGTTCGTCGGCTCCGGGACGGTCGAGGCCTACGTCGACTTCGGCGGCCTGACCGGCGACGCGTTGAAGGTCGACGAGACGAAGAAGTCGATCGAGCTGACGCTGCCCGCACCCGAGCAGTCGACCGCGGCGCTCGACATGACGAAGAGCTACGTCGTCGCCGAGGAGCGCGGCCTGCTCAACCGGATCGGCGACGCCTTCGGTGACGAGCCGAACAAGCAGCAGAAGGTCTACCAGCTCGCTCAGGAGCGCATCACCGAGGCGGCCAGGTCCAGCGGGATGGACCAGCGGGCGAGAGACAACACGCAGCGGATGCTGGAGAGCCTCTTCGCCCGGCTGGGTTACACCACCGTGACCGTCACGTTCGCCAATCCTTGA
- a CDS encoding PspC domain-containing protein, with translation MNVSRAVKTRTLTRPRHNRMIAGVCAGLGQRFGLGAGTVRLLFLLSCLLPGPQFIAYLILWAMMPSE, from the coding sequence ATGAACGTGTCCCGCGCCGTCAAGACCCGCACTCTGACCCGACCCCGCCACAACCGCATGATCGCCGGTGTCTGCGCCGGACTGGGCCAGCGCTTCGGCCTCGGAGCCGGCACGGTCCGACTGCTGTTCCTGCTGTCCTGCCTGCTCCCCGGCCCGCAGTTCATCGCATATCTGATCCTCTGGGCGATGATGCCCAGCGAGTGA
- a CDS encoding DUF5941 domain-containing protein — translation MTVALLYTPAGTALPSSEAAQLAGELSRALHAAGASTVIRGDKLAAAVRQARDSGEQLLICPDNLVAHHSLLWTLATEPAGRSSVLVMADESGGLKEDRGRIVPATDGGGTTRFLGAMCIAPADLPLLEKAAGRPDLLAALLEDGLVPIATRPRTLRAQQVSTPAELVAARQSVAAVDEDAARLRLAVKEQDDFFTTYAVSSWSPLVTKAAARLGLTPTAVTGLSVLFAGAAALAFWQASRPLMILGGILLYLGFVLDCVDGQLARYTRKFDAFGGWLDTMADRAKEYAVYAGLAAGAERVGLPYAWPLAITAIVLQTARHMTDTWYGALHDEAAARPVQPSAAGVGARLTAASVKAQSQRGSLIYWGKKIVVFPIGERWALMALLAAFTNGRIALAAVVGFGLLAAAYTLALRSLRALSMRVSVLNTVDTMRHRDDGPLVRSVLSRSGLGHPLPLAAAFLLYGLSTVTLLLTTDVRWLLAIVALPVALAGLPAGSRHGGALDWLVPAALRAAEYLVVVAVGLYGPVPPAVVFLLLFTLALRHYDLTARMEKGAPATAAGRALLGWDGRVLLLVVAALLGYATAGTVVLAALVGGAFLVTATRDWRASRVH, via the coding sequence GTGACGGTGGCCCTCCTCTACACCCCGGCCGGGACGGCGCTTCCGTCTTCCGAAGCGGCGCAGCTGGCCGGTGAGCTGTCGCGGGCCCTGCACGCCGCGGGAGCATCCACCGTCATCCGCGGAGATAAGCTCGCCGCCGCCGTCCGGCAGGCCCGAGACTCGGGCGAACAACTCCTGATCTGCCCGGACAACCTGGTCGCGCACCACAGCCTGCTGTGGACGCTGGCGACCGAGCCGGCCGGGCGCAGCAGTGTCCTGGTGATGGCCGACGAGTCCGGCGGCCTCAAGGAGGACCGCGGCCGGATCGTCCCCGCCACGGACGGCGGCGGGACCACCCGGTTCCTCGGCGCCATGTGCATCGCCCCGGCCGACCTGCCGCTGCTGGAGAAGGCGGCCGGGCGGCCGGACCTGCTCGCGGCGCTGCTCGAGGACGGGCTCGTTCCGATCGCCACGCGTCCTCGTACGCTCCGGGCCCAGCAGGTCAGCACGCCGGCCGAGCTCGTGGCGGCCCGGCAGTCGGTCGCCGCCGTCGACGAGGACGCGGCCCGGCTGCGGCTCGCCGTCAAGGAGCAGGACGACTTCTTCACGACGTACGCGGTGAGCAGCTGGTCCCCGCTCGTCACGAAAGCGGCAGCCCGGCTCGGCCTCACCCCCACTGCGGTCACCGGGCTCTCGGTCCTCTTCGCCGGGGCTGCCGCGCTGGCGTTCTGGCAGGCGTCCCGTCCGCTCATGATCCTCGGCGGGATCCTGCTCTACCTGGGCTTCGTGCTCGACTGCGTGGACGGGCAGCTCGCTCGGTACACGCGGAAGTTCGACGCGTTCGGCGGCTGGCTCGACACGATGGCCGACCGGGCGAAGGAGTACGCGGTCTACGCCGGTCTCGCCGCGGGTGCGGAGCGGGTCGGTCTTCCGTACGCGTGGCCGCTCGCCATCACCGCGATCGTCCTGCAGACCGCCCGGCACATGACCGACACCTGGTACGGCGCGCTCCACGACGAGGCCGCCGCCCGCCCGGTCCAGCCGTCCGCGGCGGGTGTCGGCGCCCGCCTCACCGCGGCCTCGGTCAAAGCACAGAGCCAGCGCGGATCGCTGATCTACTGGGGTAAGAAGATCGTCGTCTTCCCGATCGGCGAACGCTGGGCCCTGATGGCCCTCCTCGCCGCGTTCACGAACGGCCGGATCGCCCTCGCAGCAGTGGTCGGTTTCGGTCTGCTCGCGGCGGCGTACACCCTCGCGCTCCGCTCGCTGCGCGCCCTCTCCATGCGCGTCTCGGTGCTGAACACGGTCGACACGATGCGCCACCGTGACGACGGCCCGCTGGTGCGCTCGGTCCTGAGCCGCTCCGGGCTGGGTCACCCACTGCCTTTGGCGGCGGCATTTCTGCTGTACGGGCTGAGCACCGTCACCCTGCTCCTGACGACCGACGTGCGATGGCTGCTCGCGATCGTGGCCCTCCCGGTCGCGCTGGCCGGCCTCCCCGCCGGATCCCGGCACGGCGGCGCCCTCGACTGGCTGGTGCCGGCCGCGCTCCGGGCTGCCGAATACCTGGTCGTGGTCGCTGTCGGCCTCTACGGGCCGGTGCCGCCCGCCGTGGTGTTCCTGCTGCTGTTCACGCTGGCGTTGCGGCACTACGACCTGACCGCCCGGATGGAGAAGGGCGCACCCGCCACCGCTGCCGGCCGTGCTCTGCTGGGCTGGGACGGGCGGGTGCTGCTGCTGGTCGTGGCGGCGCTGCTGGGCTACGCCACGGCCGGAACCGTCGTCCTGGCCGCCTTGGTCGGCGGCGCCTTCCTGGTGACCGCCACCCGCGACTGGCGAGCCTCCCGGGTTCACTGA
- a CDS encoding ABC transporter ATP-binding protein, which produces MSTVALRDVTKVWPDGSLAVDNLDLEVKDGEFMVLLGPSGCGKSTVLRMIAGLEDPTEGEILLNGEPVLDLPPRERSIAMVFQDFALYPHMTVGENIGFPLKLSGVEPSPRQERIDAVAGALGIGEVLGRRPSQLSGGQRQRVAMGRAIVRRPGLFLMDEPLSNLDSGLRAELRAEISSMTRELGVTTMYVTHDQAEALTMADRVAIMRKGVLQDVGTPTEVYRRPATLYVAAFLGSPRMNLLEASVYVHLDQYIVLNFGEQNLYMPWNDPRARAVARYHGERIVVGIRAEAITPVAPETQGPVLQGRIRYLEHHGHESLAFLDVGATAIVVDEMSNPVHTQPPAENPLKRALQRLTRPGGGVDVEPRPTSRVSVLNDPGRHHRKPAELSVRLAPYPAVSPGHPLAIAVRMEAVHFFDERGDRIDVGWR; this is translated from the coding sequence GTGTCCACCGTCGCGCTCAGAGACGTCACCAAAGTGTGGCCAGATGGCTCGCTCGCCGTCGACAACCTCGACCTCGAGGTCAAGGACGGCGAGTTCATGGTCCTGCTGGGCCCTTCGGGCTGCGGCAAGTCGACAGTGCTCCGGATGATCGCCGGCCTGGAGGATCCCACCGAGGGTGAGATCCTGCTGAACGGTGAGCCGGTGCTGGATCTGCCTCCGCGTGAGCGCAGCATCGCGATGGTGTTTCAGGACTTTGCGCTCTATCCGCACATGACCGTGGGCGAGAACATCGGTTTCCCGCTGAAGCTGTCCGGCGTCGAGCCGTCGCCGCGGCAGGAGCGGATCGACGCGGTGGCGGGGGCGCTCGGCATCGGCGAGGTGCTCGGGCGGCGGCCCAGCCAGCTCTCGGGCGGTCAGCGTCAGCGGGTGGCGATGGGCCGGGCGATCGTCCGCCGGCCCGGCCTCTTCCTCATGGACGAGCCGCTCTCCAACCTGGACAGCGGCCTGCGCGCCGAGCTGCGGGCGGAGATCTCCAGCATGACGCGCGAGCTCGGGGTCACGACCATGTACGTGACGCACGACCAGGCCGAGGCGCTCACCATGGCCGACCGGGTCGCGATCATGCGGAAGGGCGTGCTGCAGGACGTCGGCACGCCGACCGAGGTCTACCGGCGGCCGGCCACGCTCTACGTCGCGGCGTTCCTCGGCTCGCCCCGGATGAACCTGCTCGAGGCGTCCGTCTACGTGCACCTCGATCAGTACATCGTGCTGAACTTCGGCGAGCAGAACCTCTACATGCCCTGGAACGACCCGCGCGCCCGTGCGGTGGCCCGCTACCACGGCGAGCGGATCGTGGTCGGCATCCGGGCGGAGGCGATCACTCCGGTGGCGCCGGAGACGCAGGGGCCGGTGTTGCAGGGGCGGATCCGCTACCTGGAGCACCACGGGCACGAGTCGCTCGCGTTCCTGGACGTCGGGGCGACGGCGATCGTGGTCGACGAGATGAGCAACCCGGTGCACACCCAGCCGCCTGCCGAGAACCCGCTCAAGCGCGCCCTGCAGCGCCTGACACGCCCGGGCGGCGGTGTCGATGTGGAACCGCGGCCCACCAGCCGGGTGAGCGTGCTGAACGACCCGGGCCGGCATCACCGCAAGCCCGCCGAGCTGTCGGTGCGGCTGGCGCCCTACCCGGCGGTGTCACCCGGGCATCCGCTGGCGATCGCGGTCCGGATGGAAGCCGTCCATTTCTTCGACGAGCGAGGTGATCGCATCGATGTCGGCTGGCGGTGA
- a CDS encoding ATP-binding protein codes for MPRATGRPQRVGCTTVEDRINQSVRSAPGREPRVDAARPTVLPVLLDRPFGQNDITVLRHEVSARLAPLRLDGDRRHGYILAVNEVITNVVLHAGGHGRLVLRIDDGSVWCLVTDSGPGIPGDYLDDVQAPEAFEVGGRGLWLAHQLCDEVTTATGPIGTSIGLRIALDAAPDS; via the coding sequence ATGCCTCGTGCCACCGGTCGGCCACAGCGCGTAGGCTGCACGACGGTGGAGGACAGGATCAACCAGAGCGTGCGGTCGGCTCCGGGGAGGGAGCCGCGGGTCGATGCCGCCCGCCCGACGGTTCTTCCGGTCCTTCTCGATCGCCCTTTCGGGCAGAATGACATCACCGTTCTGCGGCATGAAGTGTCTGCCCGGCTCGCCCCGCTCAGGTTGGACGGCGATCGGCGGCACGGATACATCCTGGCGGTCAACGAGGTCATCACGAACGTCGTTCTGCACGCCGGTGGGCACGGCCGACTGGTCCTGAGGATCGACGACGGATCCGTGTGGTGCCTGGTCACCGACTCGGGCCCGGGCATTCCCGGCGACTACCTGGACGACGTACAGGCGCCGGAGGCGTTCGAGGTCGGGGGACGCGGGCTCTGGCTGGCGCACCAGTTGTGCGACGAGGTGACGACCGCTACCGGGCCGATCGGTACCTCGATCGGATTGCGTATCGCACTGGATGCCGCTCCGGATTCTTGA
- a CDS encoding HAD family phosphatase yields MLGLPSTVTVCLFDLDGVLTQTALVHNAAWKQTFDSFLELWSERHGQPFVPFDSGTDYHRYVDGRQRADGVRTFLASRGITLPEGTPDDTPDQETVNGVGNRKNVLVLQKIAEGAVQVYPGSVEYLKAAKEAGLRRAVVSASANCKDVLEAAGIADLLEVRVDGVVAREQGLPGKPAPDTFLYAAKLLGVEPATCAVYEDALAGVEAGRAGDFGIVIGVDRVGQAEALREHGADVVVTDLSELL; encoded by the coding sequence GTGCTCGGACTTCCTTCAACGGTGACCGTTTGCCTTTTCGATCTTGACGGCGTGCTGACGCAGACCGCGCTCGTCCACAACGCGGCGTGGAAACAGACGTTCGATTCGTTCTTGGAATTGTGGTCGGAACGTCACGGTCAGCCATTCGTCCCGTTCGATTCAGGCACCGACTATCACCGTTATGTCGATGGTCGGCAGCGTGCCGACGGTGTCCGTACCTTCCTCGCTTCCCGGGGCATCACCCTGCCCGAGGGGACGCCCGACGACACTCCGGACCAGGAGACCGTCAACGGCGTCGGCAACCGCAAGAACGTGCTCGTGCTGCAGAAGATCGCCGAGGGCGCCGTTCAGGTCTACCCCGGATCGGTGGAGTACCTGAAAGCGGCGAAGGAGGCCGGTCTGCGCCGGGCTGTCGTCTCGGCCAGTGCGAACTGTAAGGACGTCCTGGAGGCCGCCGGCATCGCCGACCTCCTGGAGGTGCGCGTGGACGGCGTCGTCGCCCGCGAGCAGGGCCTGCCCGGCAAGCCGGCGCCCGATACCTTCCTGTACGCGGCGAAGCTGCTCGGCGTGGAGCCGGCGACCTGCGCCGTCTACGAGGACGCGCTGGCCGGTGTCGAGGCCGGCCGTGCCGGCGACTTCGGCATCGTGATCGGTGTCGACCGCGTCGGCCAGGCCGAGGCGCTGCGTGAACACGGTGCCGACGTGGTCGTCACCGATCTTTCCGAACTTCTCTGA